From one Candidatus Aegiribacteria sp. genomic stretch:
- the yidD gene encoding membrane protein insertion efficiency factor YidD, whose amino-acid sequence MTVMLIAVVKTYRKIVSPLFPQSCIYTPTCSRYAETALTRYGAIKGGWLTVLRVLRCHPFKKGGYDPVPDKWENRK is encoded by the coding sequence TGCAGTTGTTAAAACTTACAGGAAGATTGTTTCACCATTGTTTCCACAGAGCTGCATTTATACACCAACCTGCAGCAGATATGCGGAAACAGCATTAACAAGGTATGGAGCGATAAAAGGAGGATGGCTAACTGTTCTTAGAGTTCTAAGGTGTCATCCATTTAAAAAAGGCGGATACGATCCCGTTCCTGACAAATGGGAGAATCGCAAATGA
- a CDS encoding membrane protein insertase YidC — translation MSDQKRLLIAAVLMAAVLFISWQFMGKAAPETESISTQSTIEEQRIPEQAVIPEETVTVKTIPVDTLSVKVYQDTLITDVTEKASDEPDERSITVIIRGDSEDLVHAELTTYGGAIRSWELPQFEDMPGAGEGNCINFNGNSWLDRDVVFETDSPDTLIIDEEPETLVLFTDDEREIRYTFVPDHYGFSIETIGFEEMISIPAGILPVSEMNVNTSRYFKAQWNAEKVKDRKSGDINEVEQVGNVRWIAARSHYFAIILMPESFERAYGYIFPSGSDESPSIGIQDTRVNVFAGPLDYGRLRKLGGDTSRLVDFGWPFIREIGRLLFWFCTNVIATINNWGIKIIVLAIVLKLVLLPLTSKSFKSMAKLKQVQPKMKTLQEKFKSDPKALQTAMQKLYREEGVNPLGGCLPMLMQMPVFFALYRVLANSVQLRGAPFMLWIQDLSHPEILIRLQPPILGLHGIGLLAVLMGVAMFFQQKMTMTDQKQKGMMYMMPIFMTFLFMRFPAGLTLYWFTNNLLTIAQQEMIKRKLEKEQT, via the coding sequence ATGAGTGATCAAAAAAGGCTGCTTATAGCAGCAGTTCTAATGGCGGCAGTGTTGTTCATCAGCTGGCAGTTCATGGGGAAAGCCGCACCGGAAACCGAATCGATAAGCACACAGAGTACAATTGAAGAGCAAAGAATTCCTGAACAAGCAGTTATTCCTGAAGAAACAGTGACAGTAAAAACCATTCCAGTGGATACTCTGTCAGTGAAAGTATATCAGGATACACTCATTACTGATGTTACCGAAAAAGCATCGGATGAGCCGGATGAAAGATCAATTACGGTAATAATCAGGGGTGATAGCGAAGATTTAGTACATGCGGAGTTAACAACATACGGCGGAGCAATTAGAAGCTGGGAACTTCCGCAGTTCGAAGATATGCCTGGTGCCGGTGAAGGAAACTGTATAAACTTCAATGGAAACAGCTGGCTCGATAGAGATGTAGTATTTGAAACTGATTCACCGGATACTCTAATAATAGATGAAGAACCAGAGACACTTGTATTGTTCACAGATGACGAAAGAGAAATAAGATATACATTTGTACCTGATCATTACGGGTTCAGTATTGAAACAATCGGATTTGAAGAAATGATAAGCATTCCAGCAGGAATACTCCCTGTGAGTGAGATGAATGTAAATACATCAAGATATTTCAAAGCGCAATGGAACGCGGAAAAGGTTAAAGACAGAAAATCCGGTGATATCAATGAAGTAGAGCAGGTTGGAAATGTCAGATGGATTGCGGCAAGATCGCATTACTTCGCGATTATTCTGATGCCGGAATCATTCGAAAGGGCATATGGATATATCTTCCCATCAGGATCGGATGAATCTCCATCAATTGGAATTCAGGACACAAGGGTAAATGTATTCGCTGGACCCCTTGATTACGGAAGATTGCGGAAACTTGGAGGAGACACCAGCAGACTGGTGGATTTCGGATGGCCATTCATAAGGGAAATAGGAAGATTGCTTTTCTGGTTCTGTACTAATGTAATTGCTACAATAAATAACTGGGGAATAAAGATAATAGTCCTTGCGATAGTGCTGAAACTGGTGCTTTTGCCTCTTACAAGCAAGAGTTTCAAATCAATGGCAAAGCTTAAACAGGTTCAACCGAAGATGAAAACCCTTCAGGAGAAATTCAAAAGTGATCCGAAAGCTCTCCAGACGGCAATGCAGAAACTATACCGTGAAGAGGGTGTCAATCCTCTGGGCGGATGCCTCCCGATGCTGATGCAGATGCCGGTGTTCTTTGCCCTCTACAGGGTACTTGCGAACTCGGTTCAGCTAAGAGGCGCTCCATTCATGCTGTGGATTCAGGATCTTTCACATCCTGAGATCCTCATCAGACTTCAGCCCCCTATACTGGGCCTGCATGGAATAGGACTGCTGGCTGTACTTATGGGTGTAGCAATGTTCTTCCAGCAGAAAATGACAATGACAGATCAGAAGCAGAAAGGAATGATGTACATGATGCCGATATTCATGACATTCCTGTTCATGCGCTTTCCAGCTGGTTTGACTCTTTACTGGTTCACTAATAATCTGCTGACAATAGCCCAGCAGGAGATGATCAAGCGAAAGCTGGAAAAAGAACAGACCTGA
- a CDS encoding 50S ribosome-binding GTPase translates to MRIKVSPEIICAPATPEGHSALAVIRVSGNGSFDLIERIMTLKTGRLRGMRRKLGIISEKGEVIDEVIAFSWPADRSYTGEEMVEITCHGVPEIVRRIMDILIRHGAGKADNGEFTRRAFLSGKLNAIQIMTLASIWNERREKGNISGRFGRECEEFMIRIEKAKELLEGDIEFGEPHLDSERIVILKEFSALLKASETLVKRAGKIEAGQKVFIMGPVNSGKSTLFNILAGAKALVSDIPGTTRDGTRKNIEIRGRVVLLCDTAGSGGEGLDLQASRTILDEIQEFDKVIWMSQEGIEKPPEELTGKSPEILEVASKSDLNTASARSSGENSNKIMNLSSLTGEGIHSVEEWISTSPGNMSLSGAVDRIVNHILKAEEFVTGDEFGIASEHLSEAEREIRSILGKGENLTLSVERALSSMCVGK, encoded by the coding sequence ATGCGGATTAAAGTCTCACCTGAGATAATATGCGCACCTGCCACACCTGAAGGACATTCAGCGCTTGCAGTGATAAGAGTAAGCGGAAACGGTTCCTTCGACCTTATAGAGAGAATAATGACTCTGAAAACCGGAAGACTCCGGGGAATGAGAAGAAAACTTGGAATTATCTCTGAAAAAGGAGAGGTTATAGATGAAGTTATAGCTTTTTCATGGCCCGCAGACCGAAGTTACACAGGGGAGGAAATGGTCGAGATAACATGTCATGGAGTTCCGGAAATAGTCAGAAGGATTATGGATATTCTCATAAGACATGGAGCTGGAAAAGCAGATAACGGTGAATTCACGCGAAGAGCATTCTTATCGGGAAAGCTGAATGCAATACAGATAATGACACTTGCTTCAATCTGGAATGAAAGAAGAGAAAAAGGGAATATATCAGGCAGATTCGGCAGGGAATGCGAAGAATTCATGATTCGTATAGAAAAAGCAAAAGAGTTGCTTGAAGGTGATATTGAATTCGGGGAACCTCATCTTGACTCTGAGAGAATAGTAATTCTAAAGGAATTTTCTGCATTACTTAAAGCGTCAGAAACACTCGTGAAGAGAGCAGGAAAAATCGAAGCGGGTCAGAAGGTTTTTATAATGGGTCCTGTCAACTCCGGCAAATCAACACTTTTCAATATACTGGCAGGAGCAAAAGCTCTTGTGTCTGATATTCCGGGAACAACAAGGGACGGGACAAGAAAGAACATTGAGATCAGAGGACGGGTTGTTCTTCTATGCGATACTGCTGGAAGCGGTGGTGAAGGCCTTGATCTACAGGCATCAAGGACGATATTGGATGAAATACAGGAATTCGACAAAGTAATATGGATGTCGCAGGAAGGAATAGAAAAGCCTCCTGAAGAGCTTACAGGTAAATCTCCTGAAATCCTGGAAGTGGCAAGCAAAAGCGACCTGAACACAGCTTCTGCCAGGTCTTCGGGGGAGAATAGTAATAAGATAATGAATCTGTCTTCTTTAACAGGAGAAGGAATACATTCAGTAGAAGAATGGATTTCTACATCCCCCGGAAACATGTCTCTATCAGGAGCAGTAGACAGAATAGTGAACCATATATTGAAAGCGGAAGAATTTGTAACTGGAGATGAATTCGGTATAGCGTCGGAGCATCTTAGTGAAGCGGAAAGAGAGATACGGAGTATACTAGGAAAAGGAGAGAATCTGACGTTAAGCGTAGAAAGAGCTCTTTCAAGCATGTGTGTAGGGAAATGA
- the mnmG gene encoding tRNA uridine-5-carboxymethylaminomethyl(34) synthesis enzyme MnmG, with protein MNISENTFDVIVIGGGHAGIEAVLAAERMGCSVLLITAKYNRIGEMSCNPAIGGIAKGTLVKEIDSLDGSMGKAADATRLHFRMLNRRKGPAVWGPRVQSDAAAYAHFQQLNLESKAIGIVEDEVIALEGSTEKPEGIRCRKNGVILGRAVVLATGTFLRGRLFRGQSEWRGGRIGDIAADSLEEDIKRRLFHVERFKTGTPARIVRTSVDTRDLSIQESEETDFRFSADTVDMPIGHEICYLTKTNKNTMIAAKEYMHLSPLLAGRIDGIGPRYCPSYEDKVVKFPEREQHNIYVEPMGHRSRMFYLNGLSSSLPAEAQEKMIRTLPGFKKAVIADYGYAVEYSFIHHTEITPSLRLRRTENVFAAGQMCGTSGYEEAAAQGLLAGANAARAVKGIQQLSPSRSNSYLGVMIDDIVSKGTDEPYRLFSSRAENRLYIRQDNADKRLYEFGKALGVLSERKTLQLEYSLKEAAEIETVMKTSIIDGCQTDLWCRRQGAEAERLVELIPLLSSFSKEAVFSVMLDEKYRGYIKRSMKRDESRRRASSVNLSGIDSYMEIKEICWEAREVLEKTRPDTLAEAERIPGIRPTDLEGLLLYLAGKRSTWNSSMKKEMN; from the coding sequence ATGAATATTTCTGAAAATACTTTTGACGTAATAGTAATTGGAGGAGGACACGCAGGAATAGAAGCGGTGCTTGCCGCTGAAAGAATGGGTTGCAGTGTACTGCTTATAACGGCAAAGTATAACAGAATTGGTGAGATGTCATGTAACCCGGCAATAGGGGGTATAGCGAAAGGGACACTGGTTAAGGAAATAGACTCTCTTGATGGATCAATGGGGAAAGCAGCTGACGCCACAAGGCTTCATTTCAGGATGCTTAACAGGAGAAAAGGACCAGCGGTATGGGGTCCAAGAGTGCAGTCTGATGCAGCTGCTTACGCTCATTTTCAGCAGCTGAATCTGGAGAGTAAAGCAATTGGAATAGTAGAAGATGAAGTAATAGCGCTGGAGGGAAGTACAGAAAAGCCAGAGGGAATAAGGTGCAGAAAGAACGGAGTAATACTTGGGAGAGCAGTAGTGCTGGCAACAGGAACTTTTCTAAGGGGAAGGCTCTTCAGGGGGCAGAGCGAATGGAGAGGAGGCAGAATTGGAGATATTGCCGCTGATAGCCTCGAGGAAGATATAAAAAGAAGATTGTTCCACGTGGAACGTTTCAAAACAGGGACACCGGCCAGGATAGTCAGAACATCTGTAGATACGAGAGATCTCAGTATACAGGAATCAGAAGAAACAGATTTCAGATTCAGTGCTGATACAGTAGACATGCCAATAGGACATGAAATATGCTATTTAACAAAAACGAACAAAAACACGATGATAGCAGCAAAAGAGTACATGCATCTTTCTCCGCTTCTTGCCGGTCGAATTGACGGAATAGGACCGAGATACTGTCCGAGTTATGAAGACAAGGTGGTTAAATTCCCGGAAAGAGAGCAGCACAATATTTACGTTGAACCTATGGGTCACAGATCAAGGATGTTTTACCTTAACGGACTTTCAAGCAGCCTGCCGGCAGAAGCTCAGGAAAAGATGATTCGCACTCTTCCAGGCTTCAAAAAGGCAGTTATCGCCGATTATGGTTATGCTGTGGAATATTCATTTATTCATCATACAGAAATAACACCATCCCTACGATTGAGAAGAACTGAGAACGTTTTTGCCGCAGGACAGATGTGCGGGACATCAGGATACGAAGAAGCAGCAGCGCAGGGGTTGCTTGCAGGGGCAAACGCAGCAAGAGCTGTAAAGGGTATCCAGCAGCTTTCTCCTTCGAGAAGCAATTCGTACCTGGGCGTGATGATCGATGATATAGTCTCAAAGGGAACAGACGAACCTTACAGACTGTTTTCTTCCAGGGCAGAAAACAGATTGTATATAAGACAGGACAATGCGGACAAGCGTCTGTATGAGTTCGGGAAAGCACTGGGTGTTCTTTCAGAAAGAAAAACATTACAGCTCGAATATAGCTTAAAAGAGGCAGCGGAAATAGAAACAGTAATGAAAACCAGTATCATTGACGGATGTCAAACCGATTTATGGTGCAGAAGGCAGGGTGCGGAAGCAGAAAGACTGGTTGAATTGATACCATTACTTTCCTCTTTCAGCAAAGAGGCCGTTTTCTCAGTGATGCTTGATGAGAAATACAGAGGTTATATAAAGCGAAGCATGAAACGGGACGAATCGAGAAGAAGAGCCTCATCAGTGAATCTGAGCGGTATAGATTCATATATGGAGATAAAAGAAATATGCTGGGAAGCAAGGGAAGTATTGGAGAAGACGAGACCCGACACACTCGCAGAAGCAGAAAGGATTCCGGGGATCAGACCGACCGATCTGGAAGGATTGCTGCTGTATCTTGCGGGAAAACGTTCCACGTGGAACAGTTCCATGAAGAAAGAAATGAATTAA
- a CDS encoding class I SAM-dependent methyltransferase, with translation MIGFDLNDKQAELLKEYAEILLRRSLETNLIGPLEKDRLWERHFLESISYRKMLDRKSKVVDIGSGAGFPGLVLGILGLDMILLEPRRKRYLFLSHVIEKLALERTEAIPLRIEKTDPGILGDQFIARTVSPPEVLLELIRRKKEGQSKLVYRVPPDIELPKGNKYIELECPPLDRPGFLVQYRTCL, from the coding sequence ATGATAGGGTTCGATTTGAACGATAAACAGGCAGAATTACTAAAGGAATATGCAGAAATTCTTTTACGTAGATCATTGGAAACAAATCTGATAGGACCTTTGGAAAAAGACAGGTTATGGGAACGGCATTTCCTGGAATCAATATCATATCGAAAGATGCTTGACAGGAAAAGCAAAGTTGTTGATATAGGCAGCGGGGCAGGATTTCCAGGGCTTGTACTGGGAATTCTTGGTTTGGATATGATTCTTCTGGAACCAAGAAGGAAGAGATATCTTTTCCTGTCTCATGTGATAGAAAAACTTGCTCTGGAAAGAACCGAAGCAATTCCCCTTAGAATAGAAAAAACAGATCCGGGAATTCTTGGAGATCAATTCATTGCGAGAACCGTTTCACCTCCGGAAGTACTTCTGGAATTGATCAGGAGGAAAAAAGAAGGACAGTCAAAACTTGTTTATAGAGTACCGCCTGATATAGAACTTCCGAAGGGAAATAAGTACATAGAATTGGAATGTCCTCCGCTTGACCGGCCGGGATTTCTGGTGCAGTATCGAACCTGCTTATAA
- a CDS encoding AAA family ATPase: MKETRIIAVANQKGGVGKTTTVINLGTSLAMNNKDILLIDFDPQANATSGFGMDNGRGKNVCSLLLGKHSLEEVIVKTDVDGLSFVKGSRDLAGLEIELAGAEEREFLLAESMEEEVDRFDYVLIDCPPSLGLLTINALVAATEVLITLQSEYYALEGLSHLMNTIKNIRKRWNSDLSINGVVLTMFDGRLKLSREVALDVKEHLGSILYETCIPRNVKLSEAPSYGMPALLYDAGSKGAASYLNLAKEVLQR, encoded by the coding sequence ATGAAAGAAACCAGAATCATCGCGGTAGCAAACCAGAAAGGTGGAGTAGGAAAAACAACTACAGTCATTAACCTTGGTACGAGTCTTGCGATGAATAATAAAGATATCCTTTTGATAGATTTCGATCCACAGGCAAATGCTACAAGCGGTTTTGGCATGGATAACGGGCGCGGAAAAAATGTATGTTCACTTCTTCTTGGAAAGCACAGCCTGGAAGAGGTTATTGTGAAGACAGATGTGGATGGTCTTTCTTTTGTGAAAGGATCTCGCGATCTTGCAGGTCTTGAGATAGAGCTTGCAGGTGCGGAGGAAAGAGAATTCCTTTTAGCAGAATCTATGGAGGAAGAAGTAGATAGATTCGACTATGTACTTATTGACTGTCCTCCGTCACTGGGATTACTGACAATTAATGCTCTCGTTGCGGCAACAGAAGTACTTATTACCTTGCAAAGTGAATATTATGCGCTTGAAGGATTGTCGCACCTGATGAACACGATCAAGAATATTCGAAAACGCTGGAATTCTGATCTTTCAATTAACGGTGTTGTGCTGACAATGTTCGATGGTCGTCTGAAACTCAGTCGGGAAGTCGCTCTGGATGTAAAAGAGCACCTTGGTTCAATTCTATATGAAACGTGTATACCAAGAAACGTAAAACTAAGCGAGGCACCTAGTTACGGTATGCCAGCGCTTCTTTACGACGCTGGATCAAAGGGAGCCGCAAGTTATCTCAATCTTGCGAAGGAGGTGCTGCAAAGGTGA
- a CDS encoding ParB/RepB/Spo0J family partition protein, producing the protein MTARKRRALGKGLEEIFPGIGNEDDLFKSMEVDINLIDPNPFQPRKEWKPEEIASLAASIRSQGIIQPLILRKEGKRYQLIAGERRLRAAREAGLDKVPVVVREASKEQMLALALIENIQRQDLGPMEKAEAFKRLSSEFDLTQEDMGNRVGMSRSSVANFMRLLELPESVQKMLRKGQLQMGHGRAILALNDISTMQRIAIVAFKRNMSVRQLEEKIRLLAAGTKRKSAAVVKGTTPEEKELVETLQRLLKTRVRIKGKGKKGRIEISYHSLDELERILDLIRSGAGRSAKRS; encoded by the coding sequence GTGACAGCAAGGAAACGAAGAGCTCTTGGCAAGGGTCTTGAAGAAATATTCCCCGGAATCGGTAATGAAGATGACCTCTTTAAGTCTATGGAAGTTGATATCAATCTGATAGATCCCAATCCCTTCCAACCGAGAAAGGAATGGAAACCCGAAGAAATAGCTTCACTGGCAGCCTCTATAAGATCGCAGGGAATAATTCAGCCCCTTATTCTTAGAAAAGAGGGTAAAAGATACCAGCTGATAGCAGGTGAAAGGCGTCTCAGAGCAGCCAGAGAAGCAGGACTCGATAAAGTTCCGGTTGTTGTCAGAGAAGCCAGCAAAGAACAGATGCTTGCTCTCGCACTGATCGAGAATATACAGCGACAGGATCTTGGCCCCATGGAAAAGGCGGAAGCCTTTAAAAGATTATCGAGCGAGTTTGACCTTACTCAGGAGGATATGGGAAACAGGGTGGGTATGAGCAGATCCTCTGTTGCTAACTTCATGCGATTGCTTGAGTTGCCTGAATCAGTGCAGAAAATGCTCAGGAAAGGGCAGCTTCAAATGGGACACGGAAGAGCTATTCTGGCTCTTAATGATATTTCAACCATGCAGAGGATAGCGATAGTAGCGTTCAAAAGAAACATGTCAGTAAGACAGCTTGAAGAAAAAATCCGCCTGCTTGCTGCGGGAACAAAGAGAAAATCTGCAGCAGTCGTAAAAGGGACTACTCCGGAGGAGAAAGAACTGGTGGAGACTCTCCAGAGACTTCTTAAAACAAGAGTGAGAATAAAAGGGAAAGGGAAAAAGGGCAGAATTGAAATCAGTTATCATAGCCTTGATGAACTGGAAAGAATTCTTGATCTTATAAGATCAGGAGCAGGAAGAAGCGCTAAAAGAAGTTGA
- a CDS encoding 4Fe-4S binding protein: MAHTINDDCIACGACKPECPVDAISEGEKYTIDQDACIDCGACVPACPVGAIEAP; this comes from the coding sequence ATGGCACACACCATTAATGATGATTGTATTGCTTGCGGAGCATGCAAGCCGGAATGCCCTGTTGACGCTATTAGCGAAGGGGAGAAGTACACGATAGATCAGGATGCCTGTATAGACTGCGGTGCGTGTGTTCCCGCATGTCCTGTTGGAGCAATAGAAGCTCCTTAA
- a CDS encoding DUF3473 domain-containing protein produces the protein MSERKVRVLHIITKIAVGGAQMNTLISTRDISEKGYPSDILTGPEKPSEGDLYDLVKKWNINVLLAPHLKREISPVNDLLAFLEIRKVIKSGNYDIVHTHGSKARFLGRLAAASFPEVKIIQTAHGWPFYDSMHPFKKWFYISLEKIGFRYAHANIAVSPRDRDKAVRCGIGYKDSYSIIRSGVDFDEFRKTRGRKTEARSKLDLPTDVPVVGSVMRFCQEKAPDIFVNVAASVIKHKPDVLFILVGDGPLMKQTEKWIDSRGLQDNFLLVGSRKDIAEILPAFDLFLITSRTEGLPRALLECLAAGIPVVSTDVGGIHELVDGKRNGLLMNEGDVTALAGGVISLLDSPSTASDLLSSVDDDIEPFSARQMVDQLFDLYTKITTSAMNVVFLCDNEPFNIPGTVASIIRKEPFNRYTIISLPGHGSIKNPILNFKRYSALYGPFGFLRELIRFISFKAAGLMRLPTRSPHSLKQTASREHAKYIKLNKINTPDSHDLLKSLDPDIFLSLACPQILRKSTLAIPRLGAWNVHSSLLPANRGMMPSFWSLFRGDQPGVTLHRMERKLDAGGILLQKPVNASRENTSVQQLQAESKRITADIISEGFSIIQRGDYQLIENSSCKANFNYFPSKNDVSRFLDMGGDITGTKTARPRVALSFDMEEWFQTYAARRWYPQNQWDSMDSRAPEALNNILDLLKAHKAKATFFFLGWLLERHPEIAHKIILEGHEIGYHGYYHLELSMQSRDEFCRNIDRFQKLVDTLSIPQTIGFRAPSFSVTSRTKWVIDEIVARGYKYDSSVYPMFRHRYGIPCAPLSPFELEGEKSSILELPLASIQLLGVKLPAAGGAYMRFYPGVFHRLIIRSISRTGRIPVLYFHPWEIDSLNISNRMSAVQRFRQHHNSGRKTTARLKRILRIYSGVTLGEFAFEMKDRKLFKLGSLGD, from the coding sequence ATGTCTGAAAGAAAAGTGCGAGTACTTCATATAATCACTAAAATTGCTGTTGGTGGAGCCCAGATGAATACGCTTATTTCCACCAGAGATATTTCTGAAAAAGGTTATCCTTCAGATATCCTCACAGGGCCTGAGAAGCCTTCTGAAGGGGATTTATACGATCTTGTCAAAAAATGGAATATCAATGTTCTTCTTGCTCCTCATCTTAAAAGAGAGATATCTCCTGTTAATGATTTGCTCGCTTTTCTCGAGATTCGAAAAGTTATAAAAAGCGGAAATTATGATATCGTTCATACACATGGATCAAAAGCCCGATTCCTCGGAAGGCTTGCAGCCGCCTCATTCCCTGAAGTAAAAATAATACAGACTGCCCATGGCTGGCCTTTCTATGATTCCATGCACCCTTTTAAAAAATGGTTTTACATCTCGCTTGAAAAGATCGGTTTCCGATATGCTCACGCCAACATCGCCGTTAGCCCCAGAGACCGCGATAAAGCTGTCAGATGCGGAATCGGATACAAGGACAGTTACAGTATAATACGAAGCGGTGTTGATTTCGACGAATTCAGAAAGACAAGAGGCAGAAAAACTGAAGCAAGATCCAAGCTTGATCTGCCGACTGACGTTCCTGTTGTCGGGTCCGTTATGCGTTTCTGTCAGGAGAAAGCACCAGACATTTTTGTTAATGTCGCGGCTTCCGTTATCAAGCATAAACCCGATGTTCTGTTTATTCTTGTCGGTGACGGTCCCCTTATGAAACAGACAGAAAAGTGGATTGATTCGCGCGGTCTTCAAGATAATTTTCTTCTTGTCGGAAGCAGAAAGGATATAGCGGAAATTCTGCCGGCATTCGACCTGTTCCTGATAACATCGCGAACAGAGGGGCTTCCAAGAGCTTTGCTCGAATGCCTTGCTGCCGGGATTCCTGTTGTATCTACCGATGTTGGCGGCATTCATGAACTTGTCGATGGAAAACGAAACGGATTGTTGATGAACGAAGGTGATGTAACCGCTCTTGCCGGCGGCGTAATAAGCCTGCTGGATTCCCCTTCTACTGCCTCTGATCTTTTATCATCTGTAGATGATGACATAGAGCCTTTTTCTGCACGTCAGATGGTAGATCAGCTATTTGATCTCTATACCAAAATAACTACTTCAGCTATGAATGTGGTTTTTCTCTGCGATAATGAACCTTTTAATATCCCCGGTACTGTCGCCAGCATCATTAGAAAAGAACCTTTTAACAGGTACACTATCATTTCTCTCCCCGGGCACGGTTCAATAAAAAATCCTATATTGAATTTTAAGCGCTATTCAGCCCTTTACGGTCCTTTTGGATTCTTAAGGGAACTTATCCGTTTTATATCTTTTAAGGCAGCCGGTTTAATGAGGCTACCCACCCGTTCTCCTCATTCGTTGAAACAGACAGCGTCCAGAGAACATGCGAAGTACATTAAGCTGAATAAGATTAATACCCCTGATTCCCATGATCTGCTTAAAAGCCTTGATCCGGATATTTTTCTTTCTCTTGCATGTCCTCAGATTCTCAGAAAAAGTACACTTGCAATCCCAAGGCTGGGAGCCTGGAATGTTCATTCTTCTCTTCTTCCCGCAAACAGGGGGATGATGCCGTCTTTCTGGTCTCTTTTCCGTGGTGATCAACCTGGCGTTACTCTTCACAGGATGGAGAGGAAACTCGATGCGGGAGGAATTCTTCTTCAGAAACCCGTTAATGCTTCCAGAGAGAATACATCTGTTCAACAGCTTCAGGCGGAATCAAAAAGGATTACTGCCGATATTATTTCTGAGGGGTTTTCAATTATACAGCGTGGTGATTATCAACTGATAGAAAACTCCTCCTGTAAAGCAAATTTCAATTACTTTCCTTCAAAGAATGATGTCAGCCGTTTCCTTGATATGGGCGGAGACATAACCGGCACAAAAACCGCCAGACCAAGGGTTGCCCTGTCATTTGATATGGAGGAATGGTTCCAGACCTACGCTGCAAGAAGGTGGTATCCGCAAAACCAGTGGGACAGCATGGATTCCAGGGCTCCTGAAGCACTGAATAATATTCTTGACCTTCTGAAAGCTCATAAGGCTAAAGCGACATTTTTCTTTCTCGGATGGCTTCTTGAGCGTCATCCCGAAATCGCTCATAAAATAATCCTGGAAGGACACGAAATAGGTTACCACGGTTATTATCATCTTGAACTCTCCATGCAGTCGCGCGATGAGTTCTGCAGAAACATCGATCGCTTCCAGAAACTTGTTGATACTTTATCTATCCCTCAAACGATTGGATTCAGGGCTCCCAGTTTTTCTGTAACTTCCAGAACTAAATGGGTTATTGATGAAATTGTTGCTCGAGGTTACAAGTATGACAGCAGTGTTTATCCTATGTTCAGACATCGCTACGGCATTCCCTGCGCACCGCTCTCTCCTTTTGAGCTTGAGGGTGAGAAAAGCTCTATTCTTGAATTACCTCTGGCGTCCATTCAACTGCTTGGAGTAAAGCTGCCTGCAGCTGGCGGTGCTTATATGAGATTCTATCCTGGCGTATTTCACAGATTGATTATCAGGAGTATTTCCAGAACCGGTAGAATTCCAGTTCTATATTTTCATCCATGGGAAATTGATTCCCTCAATATTTCAAATAGAATGAGTGCTGTTCAACGTTTCAGGCAACATCATAATTCGGGCAGAAAGACCACTGCCAGGTTAAAACGAATACTCCGAATATACAGTGGCGTTACTCTTGGTGAATTTGCCTTTGAAATGAAAGATCGAAAGCTTTTCAAACTTGGATCTCTGGGTGATTGA